CGCCGCTTGGTCTTGGGCTGATCGCGGCGCGGGACGACGACCAGGGTGCCGCGAGCGTCGGGATCGGCGTCGCGCAGACGCGTACGCTGGCGCTCGCCCTGGCGGCGGGGATCGCCGGGGTGGCCGGGGCGCTCTATGCCCACTACATCACCTTCGTCAGCGTCGAGCCGTTCCAGCTCGAGCAGACGATCGCCCTGCTGGCGATGGTCGCGGTCGGCGGCATGGGGACGACCTGGGGGCCGGTCGTCGGGGCAGCGCTGCTGACGCTGCTGCCGGAGGTGCTGCGCGACTTCGCCGAGTTGCGCATGGTCATCTACGGCGCGCTGCTCATGCTGGTGGTCTGGCTGCGTCCCCAGGGGTTGCTGGGCCGGGGTCCTTCCCGCTGGGGGCTGAAGCTTCCTGGGCGAACCCGGCCGGAGCCGTCCGCGGCCTCCGACGCACCGGCGCTGGCGAGCGTCGTCGCCGCTCCCGCGGGCAGCCCGGCACTGGACGGTGTGGCAACCGAGGTCGCGACAGCCACTGACGTCGCACCCGCCCGCGCGGCACCCACGGTGCTCACCGTGCCGGAGCCGGCCCCGACCGGGGAGTCGCTGCTGCGGGTCGAACACCTGACCAAGGACTTCGCCGGGCTCCGCGCCGTCTCCGATGTCTCGCTGGAGGTGGCTCCTGGCGAGATCGTGGGCCTGATCGGCCCCAACGGGGCGGGCAAGAGCACCATCATCAATCTCATCTCCGGTGCGCACCGGCCGACCAGTGGGCGCATCTGGTTCAACGGCCAGGACATCACCAACAGCGAGACGAGCCGGGTGGCTCGCGCCGGGCTGGTGCGGACCTTCCAGCACATCCGCCTCTTCCGTAGCCTCACGGTCCGCCAGAACGTGGAGGCGGCGTACCAGGTGCGCCTTGGGCTGTCGCTCCTCTCGGTGATGACGCGTTCGCGCCGCTACCGCGAGGCGATGGAGGAGATGCGGGTGGCCGTTGATGAGGCCCTGGCGCTCTTCGGGCTGGAGGGCGTGCAGCATCAGTTGGCCGGGACGCTCTCGTACGGCGACCAGCGGCGCGTCGAGATCGTGCGCGCGCTGGTGACGCAGCCGCGCCTGCTCCTGCTCGACGAGCCGGCCGCCGGGATGAATGAGGCCGAGTCGGCCGAGCTGGCGCAGTTCCTCCGCGAGATCCGGCAGCGCCACAGCCTGTCGATCATCCTGGTCGAGCACCACCTGGACGTCGTCATGGAGGTCTGTGATCGGCTCATCGTGCTCGATCACGGCACTGTCATTGCATCGGGGCGCCCCGACGAGGTCGTGCGCCACCCGGAGGTGCTCCGTGCCTACCTGGGAGGGAGCGCATGAGCCAGTCAGCACCACTGCTGGCCGTGACCGACCTGACCGTGACCTACGGCGGCATCCGAGCGGTCGACCGCATCTCCTTCACGCTCCAAGAAGGAGAGCTGGTGGCCCTGATCGGAGCGAACGGGGCCGGGAAAAGCAGCACGCTGCGTGCGATCGCCGGCATCGTCCCCATCGCTGAGGGTGACGTGCGGCTGGCCGGGGAGTCGCTGCGCACCGTGCCGGCACACGAGATCCCCCGGCGCGGCCTGGTGCTCGTCCCGGAGGGCCGGCGCGTCTTCGGCGAATTGAGCGTCCTCGACAACCTGTACCTGGGTGGCTACACCCGCTCCCCCGAGGAGCGCGCGGCGGGGCTGGAGCGGGTCTTCGCCCTCTTCCCCCGGCTCAAGGAGCGGGTGAACCAGGCGGCGGGAACTCTCTCCGGCGGCGAGCAGCAGATGCTGGCGATCGGGCGGGCGCTCATGGCCAACCCGCGGGTCTTACTGCTCGACGAGCCGAGCCTCGGTCTGGCGCCGGTGGTGGTCGAGCAGGTCTTCGATCTCCTGCGGCGGCTGCACGCCGAGGGGGTGAGCATGCTGCTCGTGGAGCAGAACGCCCGGATGGCGCTGGCGGTGGCGGACCGGGCCTACGTGCTCCAGACCGGCCGGATCGTCATGTCCGGAGCGGCCGCGGAACTGGCGGCCAGTGACGAAGTGCGCGCCCGGTACCTGGGCGCGGGGCGGCTCTCGACCGTTCCGCGGGACGCCCCGGCGCCGGAGCCGGAGGAAGCACGCTGAAGCGCCGCGGTGCGGCGGGTCCCGGCGCGGAGCCGGGTCGGTCGATGGAAGGAGTCAGTTGTGGTTCGTTTTGGTCTCACGTTGCCGAATCGCGGTGTGATCACCGGTGTGACGACGGTCGATGAGATGGTGCGCCTGGCCCAGAAGGCCGATGCCGCGCCGGTGTGGGACTCGGTCTGGGTCGGGGACTCGATCTTCGCCAAGCCCCGGCTCGATGCGATCGTGCTCCTGGGTGCGCTGGCGGCCAAGACGGAGCGGGTCAAGCTCGGTCCGGCCTGCATGGCGAGTATGCCGCTGCGCCACCCGCTGCTGATGGCGTACCAGTGGGCAAGCCTCGACTTCCTGTCTGGCGGGCGCACGATCATGGTGGCCTGCCAGGGGCAGGCCGGGCCGGCCGGTGGGAACTTCTATGAAGAGTTCGCCGCCTTCGACATCGCGCCGGAGACGCGGATGCGGCGCATGGAAGAGGCGATCGAGATCCTGCGGCTGACGAGCAGCCAGGAGAACGCCAGCTACGAGGGCGAGTACTTCCGGTTCGAGAACGTCACCGTCCTCCCCCGCCCGGTGCAGCAGCCGATCCCGATCTGGGTCACGGCCAACCCGCCGATGGACAAGCCGAAGATGCGCGAGCGGGCGCTGCGGCGCGTCGCGCGGCTGGGTGACGGCTGGATGACGACCCTGAACACGCCGGAGACCTTCGGCGAGAACCTGGAGACGATTCGCGCCTACGCCCGCGAGGAGGGGCGTGAACTCGGCCCCGACTTCGAGGCCTGCCTCTACTACAACATCAACGTCAACGAGGACCGCGAAGCCGCGCTCGCTGACAGCAAGCGCTTCCTCGACGCCTACTACACGACCGACTACGATCGCGCGACCCTTGAGCAGTGGGTCGCTCACGGCTCGCCGGAGGAGTGCATCGAGCAGCTCCGCCGCTTCATCGACAGGGGTGCGACGACGATCACGCTGCGGCTCACCGGCGCCGATCAGGAGCGGCAGTTCCAACGCGTCACCGAGGAAGTGCTGCCGGCGCTCATCTAGCCGGTGCGGTCCGGCACGGCGGGACGCCGCGCCGGTGGGAAGGAGACAGCGGCGATGATCTCACGCTTCGACCATGTAATTGTCGGGGTGCGCGACCTGGAGGCGGCCAGCGAGCGCTACCGCGCGCTCGGCTTCGAGGTCAACCCCGGTGGGCGCCACACCGGCCTCGGTACGGCCAACGCCATCATCCGCTTCGGCGTCGACTACATCGAGTTGCTCACCATCGCCGACCCGGAGGAGGCCGAGCGTGCCGGTGGCAGCAGCAAGGTGCTGCTCGACCTGCTCCAGGATCGGCCCGGTGCGCTGGCCGGCTACGCCCTGGCGACCGCGGACATCGAGGAGGATGCCGAGCGGCTGAAGCAGGGCGGGCTTGCGGCCGTTGGCCCCTTCGCCATGGAGCGGCTGCGGCCCGACGGGCGGCTCCTCTCATGGCGCCTGCTCGTGCCGGAGGGGGTGAGCTGGCGCCGACCGTGGCCCTTCCTGATCCAGTGGGACCAGTCGGATGAGCAGCGGCTCTCCTGGGAACAGCCCGGTTCCCACCCGAACGGCGCGACCACCGTGCTCGGCGTGTCGGTCGTGGTCGCCAGCCTGGAGGACGCCGTCGAGCTGTACCGTGACAAGCTGGGTCTGGAACCGAGCGTGGAGGGCGATCGCGCGACGATCGCCGTCGGCGGCTTCCAGATCACACTGCTCCCCGCGTCCGCGGACGCTGCGGCGGCGCAGACGCTGTCCGAGATCGGCGAGGGGCCGGTCGCGGCGGTGATCGGCGTACAGGACCTGGCGCGGACGGAGTCCGTGCTGACCGAGGCCGGTGTGGCCTGGCAGCGCGAGGAGGACGGCGCGATCCGGGTCGACCCGGACCAGGCGGTCGGTGCCCGGCTCGTGTTCCGAGAGGTCGCATCCTCCTGAGGTAGAAGCGTTCCTGGAGGCCAGGAGCGCCGGCGAGCACGCCGGCGCTCCTTGAAAGGCCCCGGCCCCAGGTGGGCCGGGGCCGACTGCGTTAGCGCCCCTCGCGCGGCCTCGGCGCCAGCGCGGGCAGGGCAGCCTCGCGGATCTGGGCGTTGAGCGCGGTCACGTCGTGCTCGACGATCTCCGCCAGACGCTTGAGATGCTGGTCGATCGCCGCGGTCAGCTCCTCGTACGTCTCAACGGATTGCCGGGTCGGCGCGGCGTCGGCGCTGTCGACGATGGCCGCGAGCGCGGCGAGCTTGTTGTTGAGCTTCACCGGGAAGTTGAGCGGGTCCTCGATCTCCTTGGCCTTGACCTGGATCAACTCCTCCTCGATCTCGGTCAATGCCGTGATGAGCGATTCCGCGGCCGAGGCGATCGCGTCGCCCTCGGCGCTCTCCTTCGCCCGCTGCTGCCACTCCCGGGCCTGGCTCCGCAGGTCACGGATCTGCATGATGGCGTCGTGCGTCTCGGAGAGCTTGTCCCGGATCTTCAGCAGCAGGTCGAACTGCGCCTGCAGGTCCTCCTGGCTCACGGTGACCCGCGGGTCCACCTTCACCTCGAACGGCTGGGTGTAGCTCTGCCCATTGACGGTGAGGCGCACCTGGTACTGGCCCGGCAGCGCCAGCGGTCCGCGCAGGCTGCCGGCCCAGAGGATGGCCGGGGGATCGGTGTCGCGCGCATCGAGGTAGCGCAGATCCCAGACGAACCGGTTCGTACCGGCCTCCTTCGGGACCCGCGGCTCCTTCTTCTTCGGCTTGTGCCCTTTGGCCTCCGATTCGTCCCCTTTCGGCTCGGAACCCTTCTCCTCGCTGGTGAAGGTGCGGATCTCGTTGCCGTCCGCATCGAGGAAGGTCAGCGTGACCTCCCCCTCCGGCTTCTCCTTGAGCCAGTAGGTGACGACCACGCCGCCGGGCGGGTTCGCCCCGGCGTTGAGGAACTCCTCCCGCTTGCCCTCACGGCGCTGGATGACCTGCGCCGGCCCGGTCGAGAGGTACTCGCGCCCGGTCACGCCCGGCTCCAGGAAGTTCCGGAGGCCGCCGCGGTAGCGGATCGCCGGTCGCGGCGCGAAGAGGTGTGCCTCCTGCTCCGCGATCTCGGCCCGCATCTGGCGCAGTGGAGACAGGTCGTCGAGCACCCAGAACGAGCGGCCGTGCGTGGCGGCGATGAGGTCGCTCCCCTTCACCGCGAGGTCGTGGATCGGCACGACGGGCAGGCTCTTCCCGTTTCCAGGCTTGCCGTCGCCCCGGAGCGACTGCCAGTACCCGCCGTCGTCGAAGGAGACGTAGAGCCCGCTCTCAGTGCCGCAGTAGAGGAGCCCCGGTCGCTCGGTATCCTCGCGGATCACCCGCGTGAAGTCGTCCTCGGGGATGCCGTCGGTGATCCGGGTCCAGGTCTGGCCGTAGTCGCGGGTCTTATAAAGGTAGGGGGTGCGATCGTCTAGCTTGTAGCGTGTCGCGGCGACGTAGGCCACGGCCGGGTCGTGGGGCGAGGGCTCGATGATCGAGATCAGCGCCCACTCCGGCAGGTCGGGCGGCGTCACGTTCTCCCAGGTCTGCCCGCCGTCGCGCGAGACGTGGATCAGTCCGTCGTCCGAGCCGGCCCAGAGGAGACCCGGCTGCAGCGGCGACTCGGCGAAGGCGAAGATGGTGCCGTAGTACTCGACGCTGGTGTTGTCCCGCGTGATCGGCCCGCCGGAGGGACCCATCTTGCTCGTGTCGTTGCGGGTCAGGTCCGGGCTGATCGTCTCCCAGCTCGACCCCTCATCCGTGCTGCGGTGGACGTGGTTGGAGCAGACATAGAGCACGTTCGGGTCGTGCGGGGAGATGACGATCGGGAAGGTCCACTGGAAGCGGTACTTGAGGTCCTTCGCGGCCCAGCCCATGTGGTTCTCCGGCCAGACCATGATGTTGCGCTTCTGCCCGGTGCGGTGGTCGTAGCGAGTCAGGTGCCCACCGTAGCTGCCGGCGTAGACGATGTTCGGGTCGTCCGGCCGCACGGCGATGTAGCCGGATTCTCCGCCGCCGACCGGGTACCACTCGCCGTTGGTGATCGCGCCGCTGTCGGAGCGGCTGGGGCCGGAGAGGGTCGTGTTGTCCTGCTGTGCGCCGTAGACCCGGTACGGCTCACGGGTGTCGGTGGTCACATGGTAGAACTGCGCGGTCGGCTGGTTATAGATGCTCGACCAGCTCACGCCCCCGTTGTAGCTGACGCAGGCGCCGCCGTCGTTGCCGTTGATCATCCGCTGCGGGTTCTTCGGGTCGATCCAGAGGTCGTGGTTGTCGCCGTGCGGGGTCGGGATGCCGTGGAAGGTGTGGCCGCCGTCGGTGGACCGGAGCATGGCGAGGTTCAAGACGTAGACCGTCTCGGGATCGACCGGGTCGGCGAAGACGTGCATGTAGTACCAGGGGCGCTGCCGCAGGCTGGGGCTCTCGCTGAGGCGCTGCCAGGTCTGCCCGTAGTCGTCAGAGCGGAAGAGCGCCCCGTCCTCGGCCTCGACCAGCGCCCAGACGCGGCCGGGCTTCGCACCCGAGGCCGCCACGCCGATCTTGCCGATCATCCCTTTGGGCAGCCCCTCGTTGCGCGTGATCTCCTCCCAGGTGTCCCCGCCGTCGGTCGAGCGGAACAGCCCGCACTCCGGCCCGCCGCTCACCAGCGAGTAGGGAGTGCGATGGGCCTCCCAGATG
This genomic window from Sphaerobacter thermophilus DSM 20745 contains:
- a CDS encoding ATP-binding cassette domain-containing protein, with translation MRSGNYRTQHALTAAVIAMAVIAPLVIADAYIHRLMATVVLAAVLAVSMNLVLGYGGLLALGHAGFYGIGAYTAALLSLHLGAPFLVTALAAAAAAALVAWLVARPILHLRGHYFAMAMLAIGEIVVQVAYNWDSVTRGASGLPGISQPDLIVWTAVTHRDNYYLALVLLLVAMLAVRRFVASPLGLGLIAARDDDQGAASVGIGVAQTRTLALALAAGIAGVAGALYAHYITFVSVEPFQLEQTIALLAMVAVGGMGTTWGPVVGAALLTLLPEVLRDFAELRMVIYGALLMLVVWLRPQGLLGRGPSRWGLKLPGRTRPEPSAASDAPALASVVAAPAGSPALDGVATEVATATDVAPARAAPTVLTVPEPAPTGESLLRVEHLTKDFAGLRAVSDVSLEVAPGEIVGLIGPNGAGKSTIINLISGAHRPTSGRIWFNGQDITNSETSRVARAGLVRTFQHIRLFRSLTVRQNVEAAYQVRLGLSLLSVMTRSRRYREAMEEMRVAVDEALALFGLEGVQHQLAGTLSYGDQRRVEIVRALVTQPRLLLLDEPAAGMNEAESAELAQFLREIRQRHSLSIILVEHHLDVVMEVCDRLIVLDHGTVIASGRPDEVVRHPEVLRAYLGGSA
- a CDS encoding ABC transporter ATP-binding protein, with the protein product MSQSAPLLAVTDLTVTYGGIRAVDRISFTLQEGELVALIGANGAGKSSTLRAIAGIVPIAEGDVRLAGESLRTVPAHEIPRRGLVLVPEGRRVFGELSVLDNLYLGGYTRSPEERAAGLERVFALFPRLKERVNQAAGTLSGGEQQMLAIGRALMANPRVLLLDEPSLGLAPVVVEQVFDLLRRLHAEGVSMLLVEQNARMALAVADRAYVLQTGRIVMSGAAAELAASDEVRARYLGAGRLSTVPRDAPAPEPEEAR
- a CDS encoding LLM class flavin-dependent oxidoreductase; the protein is MVRFGLTLPNRGVITGVTTVDEMVRLAQKADAAPVWDSVWVGDSIFAKPRLDAIVLLGALAAKTERVKLGPACMASMPLRHPLLMAYQWASLDFLSGGRTIMVACQGQAGPAGGNFYEEFAAFDIAPETRMRRMEEAIEILRLTSSQENASYEGEYFRFENVTVLPRPVQQPIPIWVTANPPMDKPKMRERALRRVARLGDGWMTTLNTPETFGENLETIRAYAREEGRELGPDFEACLYYNINVNEDREAALADSKRFLDAYYTTDYDRATLEQWVAHGSPEECIEQLRRFIDRGATTITLRLTGADQERQFQRVTEEVLPALI
- a CDS encoding VOC family protein — translated: MISRFDHVIVGVRDLEAASERYRALGFEVNPGGRHTGLGTANAIIRFGVDYIELLTIADPEEAERAGGSSKVLLDLLQDRPGALAGYALATADIEEDAERLKQGGLAAVGPFAMERLRPDGRLLSWRLLVPEGVSWRRPWPFLIQWDQSDEQRLSWEQPGSHPNGATTVLGVSVVVASLEDAVELYRDKLGLEPSVEGDRATIAVGGFQITLLPASADAAAAQTLSEIGEGPVAAVIGVQDLARTESVLTEAGVAWQREEDGAIRVDPDQAVGARLVFREVASS
- a CDS encoding VPS10 domain-containing protein, which translates into the protein MAVERAATQGTRGGVDPALLKAVSWRLIGPFRGGRVVAVAGDPVDPRVFYFGACAGGVWKTVDGGLTWENVSDGYFTSAAIGAIAVAESDPNVIYVGTGETTIRGNVVEGDGVYKSTDGGRTWQHLGLADTRAIGRIRIHPQNPDIVYVAALGHVFGPNEERGVFRSTNGGKTWEKVLYRSERAGAVDLSMDPNNPRILYASIWEAHRTPYSLVSGGPECGLFRSTDGGDTWEEITRNEGLPKGMIGKIGVAASGAKPGRVWALVEAEDGALFRSDDYGQTWQRLSESPSLRQRPWYYMHVFADPVDPETVYVLNLAMLRSTDGGHTFHGIPTPHGDNHDLWIDPKNPQRMINGNDGGACVSYNGGVSWSSIYNQPTAQFYHVTTDTREPYRVYGAQQDNTTLSGPSRSDSGAITNGEWYPVGGGESGYIAVRPDDPNIVYAGSYGGHLTRYDHRTGQKRNIMVWPENHMGWAAKDLKYRFQWTFPIVISPHDPNVLYVCSNHVHRSTDEGSSWETISPDLTRNDTSKMGPSGGPITRDNTSVEYYGTIFAFAESPLQPGLLWAGSDDGLIHVSRDGGQTWENVTPPDLPEWALISIIEPSPHDPAVAYVAATRYKLDDRTPYLYKTRDYGQTWTRITDGIPEDDFTRVIREDTERPGLLYCGTESGLYVSFDDGGYWQSLRGDGKPGNGKSLPVVPIHDLAVKGSDLIAATHGRSFWVLDDLSPLRQMRAEIAEQEAHLFAPRPAIRYRGGLRNFLEPGVTGREYLSTGPAQVIQRREGKREEFLNAGANPPGGVVVTYWLKEKPEGEVTLTFLDADGNEIRTFTSEEKGSEPKGDESEAKGHKPKKKEPRVPKEAGTNRFVWDLRYLDARDTDPPAILWAGSLRGPLALPGQYQVRLTVNGQSYTQPFEVKVDPRVTVSQEDLQAQFDLLLKIRDKLSETHDAIMQIRDLRSQAREWQQRAKESAEGDAIASAAESLITALTEIEEELIQVKAKEIEDPLNFPVKLNNKLAALAAIVDSADAAPTRQSVETYEELTAAIDQHLKRLAEIVEHDVTALNAQIREAALPALAPRPREGR